The proteins below are encoded in one region of Candidatus Saganbacteria bacterium:
- a CDS encoding prephenate dehydrogenase/arogenate dehydrogenase family protein, with protein MKKIAIVGLGLIGGSLAKAFKREGFYVIGIPHRQETLDKAEQVGAIDEGSLDLKSVSDADFIFICTPINQIIPTLKLFAVSCKPGAIVTDVASTKQEIVSQAEKLVPKGTFFVGGHPMAGKEKVKFEESDADIFSGKTYILTQTSKTSKKALEALKDIVTQLHSTIVTFDPKTHDLVVAGISHVPLAVSVALVNSVMNSEQKDNMKQTASSGFRDTTRVASGDPELGVNMFTTNKKAVLKTLKEFKKALSNIEKLIKTGDSSGLKAELERAKSFRDSIYG; from the coding sequence ATGAAGAAAATAGCAATCGTTGGCCTTGGACTCATAGGCGGATCGCTTGCGAAAGCTTTTAAGAGGGAGGGGTTCTATGTTATTGGAATTCCTCATAGACAGGAAACATTGGATAAAGCAGAACAAGTTGGAGCGATAGATGAAGGATCCCTCGATCTAAAATCTGTTTCCGATGCCGATTTTATTTTTATCTGTACTCCGATCAATCAAATAATCCCGACTCTAAAGCTGTTTGCCGTAAGCTGTAAGCCGGGAGCTATCGTCACCGATGTTGCATCAACAAAACAAGAGATCGTATCTCAAGCGGAAAAGCTTGTGCCCAAGGGAACCTTCTTTGTAGGCGGACATCCCATGGCTGGTAAAGAAAAAGTTAAATTCGAAGAATCCGATGCCGACATCTTTTCGGGAAAAACTTACATCCTAACTCAAACTTCAAAGACCAGTAAGAAAGCGCTCGAAGCTCTTAAAGACATAGTGACACAGCTGCATAGCACCATAGTGACCTTCGACCCTAAGACCCACGATCTAGTAGTCGCCGGCATAAGCCACGTTCCATTAGCTGTTTCAGTGGCACTTGTTAATTCAGTTATGAATTCCGAACAAAAAGATAATATGAAGCAAACTGCTTCATCCGGCTTTCGCGATACAACTCGTGTTGCTTCAGGCGACCCCGAACTTGGCGTCAATATGTTCACGACGAATAAGAAAGCCGTTCTAAAGACATTGAAAGAATTCAAGAAAGCGCTCTCAAATATTGAAAAGCTCATTAAGACTGGCGATTCTTCTGGACTTAAGGCTGAATTAGAACGCGCAAAATCATTTAGAGATTCAATATATGGGTAG